The Halorientalis sp. IM1011 genome window below encodes:
- a CDS encoding M20 family metallopeptidase, whose protein sequence is MDAIALTRDLVAIPSHDSEAAAGDYVEDWLREHTDADVRRDEAGTDEGRGGNVFARKGSGETTLALVGHHDVVPPDESQVEGGESGGTESHRDGGGATAGAYVIEEREGRIYGRGTADMKGALAAAMVAFRDADPACELVFASFVGEEVGGVGARHAIDDGFAPDYAVVTEGSTGYSGPQTTDVAVAHKGRRGSTITASGEAAHASETEEGENAIYRATDAVGIVRNLDFPSTEVLGHDMRGSVAVTEIEGGSAMNVLPERCELTVDERTVPGERAPLSRVEEVTGVEWTVDQDLPPMACGDPDFADAVLEAADSAQESTPAHVVKPHATDAGWLSEAGTDCVICGIAEPGEAHTADESASLAVIERCERIYRGLAESL, encoded by the coding sequence ATGGACGCCATCGCGTTGACCCGGGATCTGGTCGCCATCCCGAGCCACGACTCGGAAGCCGCCGCCGGCGACTACGTCGAGGACTGGCTCCGCGAGCACACCGACGCCGACGTGCGCCGGGACGAGGCCGGAACCGACGAGGGCCGAGGGGGGAACGTGTTCGCCCGCAAGGGATCCGGCGAGACGACGCTCGCGCTGGTCGGCCACCACGACGTGGTGCCGCCGGACGAGTCGCAGGTCGAGGGCGGGGAGAGCGGTGGGACGGAGTCCCACCGAGACGGAGGCGGTGCAACCGCCGGAGCGTACGTGATCGAAGAACGGGAGGGCCGCATCTACGGCCGCGGTACCGCCGACATGAAGGGCGCGCTGGCCGCGGCGATGGTGGCCTTCCGTGATGCTGATCCAGCTTGCGAACTCGTCTTCGCCTCCTTCGTCGGCGAGGAGGTCGGCGGCGTCGGGGCACGCCACGCCATCGACGACGGCTTCGCGCCGGACTACGCCGTCGTCACGGAGGGCTCGACCGGGTATTCGGGCCCCCAGACCACCGACGTGGCCGTCGCCCACAAGGGCCGCCGTGGGAGTACGATCACCGCCAGCGGCGAGGCCGCTCACGCCAGCGAGACCGAGGAGGGCGAGAACGCCATCTACCGCGCGACCGACGCCGTCGGGATCGTCAGGAACCTCGATTTCCCGTCGACCGAGGTACTGGGTCACGACATGCGTGGATCGGTCGCCGTCACCGAGATCGAAGGTGGGTCGGCGATGAACGTACTCCCCGAGCGCTGTGAGCTCACCGTGGACGAGCGCACGGTCCCCGGCGAGCGCGCGCCGCTTTCGCGTGTCGAGGAGGTCACGGGCGTCGAGTGGACCGTCGATCAGGACCTCCCACCGATGGCCTGCGGCGATCCGGACTTCGCCGACGCCGTCCTCGAGGCGGCCGACAGCGCACAGGAGAGCACGCCAGCACACGTCGTCAAGCCCCACGCGACCGACGCCGGGTGGCTGTCCGAGGCGGGGACCGACTGCGTG
- a CDS encoding DUF368 domain-containing protein produces MPSSPDHATDETPTLGASVPPLREWASTYLIGMFMGSADAVPGVSGGTIALIVGIYERLITAITAVTPQAVLGFLKALTPLDGGVSVRRAEAIFDDVDGWFLLTLLLGILTAVIVVTRIITVLNESAPVVLYGFFFGLIAASAVVLLRAISIRTVSAGVAAVAGFLLAFVMSGQAEELFGGGLGLVFVAGTLAVSAMILPGLSGSLILVILGQHARLSETLSDFVNGLAGLVTGGSVDTLVEPGTIVVTFIGGGLIGLFTISRAVRYALNRNREVTLAFLVALVVGALRAPVATVRAEVGFSPDVLITFLGVSIVGAVVVLALDYYAADFEIEEI; encoded by the coding sequence ATGCCCTCATCGCCGGACCACGCGACCGACGAGACGCCGACACTCGGGGCGTCGGTGCCACCGCTCAGGGAGTGGGCGTCGACGTACCTGATCGGGATGTTCATGGGGAGCGCCGACGCCGTCCCGGGAGTCTCGGGCGGAACCATCGCACTGATCGTCGGGATCTACGAGCGACTCATCACCGCAATCACCGCCGTCACGCCGCAGGCAGTGCTCGGCTTCCTGAAGGCGCTCACCCCTCTCGATGGTGGGGTTTCGGTCCGCCGGGCCGAGGCCATCTTCGACGACGTGGACGGCTGGTTCCTGCTCACGCTGTTGCTGGGGATCCTCACGGCCGTGATCGTCGTGACCCGGATCATCACGGTCCTGAACGAGAGCGCGCCGGTCGTCCTCTATGGCTTCTTCTTCGGGCTGATCGCAGCCTCGGCGGTCGTGCTCCTCAGGGCGATCTCGATTCGAACGGTGAGTGCCGGCGTCGCCGCCGTCGCGGGCTTCCTGCTGGCCTTCGTGATGTCCGGGCAGGCCGAGGAACTGTTCGGGGGTGGACTCGGGCTGGTCTTCGTCGCCGGGACGCTCGCCGTGAGCGCGATGATCCTCCCCGGGCTCTCCGGGTCGCTGATCCTCGTGATCCTCGGTCAGCACGCACGGCTGTCCGAGACGCTCTCGGACTTCGTCAACGGGCTCGCCGGGCTGGTCACGGGCGGCTCGGTGGACACGCTCGTCGAGCCCGGAACGATCGTCGTGACCTTCATCGGCGGCGGACTGATCGGCCTGTTCACGATCTCACGGGCGGTCCGGTACGCCCTGAACCGCAACCGCGAGGTGACGCTCGCCTTCCTCGTCGCGCTGGTCGTCGGGGCACTCCGGGCTCCCGTCGCGACGGTCCGGGCGGAGGTGGGGTTCTCGCCGGACGTGCTGATCACCTTCCTCGGCGTCTCGATCGTCGGCGCGGTCGTCGTCCTCGCGCTGGACTACTACGCCGCCGACTTCGAGATCGAGGAGATCTAG
- a CDS encoding PINc/VapC family ATPase produces the protein MNVVPDTSVVIDGRVSDHVESGEFAGATIHVPEAVVGELESQANEGRDSGWDGLTELQALADLADAGEIDIEYVGRRPDAGEIGDAGEGEIDALIRDTAAEHDATLFTSDIVQSEVATAKGIDVEYVEPIVEETAVENLSIEQFLDETTMSLHLKTGVPPMAKRGELGEMHYEEIRDEPSTEAQLKEWAQEIENSARASPDGFIELSEPGMTIVQFRDMRIAIASPPFADGHEITAVRPIVKTDLDDYEFADELRERLTDHQRGVLISGAPGAGKSTFAQAVAEFLADADFAVKTMEKPRDLQVGPSITQYTELGGEMAKTADSLLMVRPDYTIYDEVRKTDDFEVFADMRLAGVGMIGVVHATRAIDSLQRLVGRVELGMIPQVVDTVVYIEEGRVEKVYDVTTEVKVPEGLMEEDLARPVIMIRDFETDQPEYEIYTFNRQVVTVPIGEEGDGGGRETGVDRIAKQEVEREIRSIAHGHVEVELQDSNTAVVWVEDDDISQVIGKGGGRISDVENRLGIDIDVRTLSEKPGGRSGGAGGSGGGGGGGGQPGQIVTPEVTSRHVIVPMEGHSGETVEVQADGKYLFTATVSRGGEIQVSRGSAIAEELEQAIDRGKTIQVVPS, from the coding sequence ATGAACGTTGTACCGGACACCAGCGTCGTCATCGACGGCCGCGTGTCCGACCACGTCGAGTCCGGCGAATTCGCCGGCGCGACGATCCACGTACCCGAGGCCGTCGTCGGCGAACTGGAGTCACAGGCCAACGAGGGCCGCGACAGCGGCTGGGACGGACTGACCGAACTCCAGGCGCTCGCGGACCTGGCCGACGCGGGGGAGATCGACATCGAATACGTCGGCCGCCGCCCCGACGCGGGCGAGATCGGCGACGCCGGCGAGGGCGAGATCGACGCCCTCATCCGCGACACCGCCGCCGAGCACGACGCGACCCTCTTTACCTCCGACATCGTCCAGAGCGAGGTCGCCACGGCCAAGGGCATCGACGTGGAGTACGTCGAACCCATCGTCGAGGAGACCGCCGTCGAGAACCTCTCGATCGAGCAGTTCCTCGACGAGACGACGATGAGCCTCCACCTGAAGACGGGCGTCCCGCCGATGGCCAAGCGCGGCGAACTCGGCGAGATGCACTACGAGGAGATCCGCGACGAGCCCTCGACCGAAGCCCAACTCAAGGAGTGGGCCCAGGAGATCGAGAACAGCGCCCGGGCCAGCCCGGACGGGTTCATCGAACTCTCCGAGCCCGGCATGACCATCGTCCAGTTCCGGGACATGCGGATCGCCATCGCCAGCCCGCCGTTCGCCGACGGCCACGAGATCACCGCCGTCCGACCGATCGTGAAGACAGATCTGGACGACTACGAGTTCGCCGACGAACTCCGCGAGCGGCTCACCGACCACCAGCGCGGCGTCCTGATCTCCGGTGCGCCCGGGGCCGGGAAGTCCACCTTCGCGCAGGCGGTCGCGGAGTTCCTCGCCGACGCCGACTTCGCCGTCAAGACGATGGAGAAACCGCGGGACCTGCAGGTGGGGCCGTCGATTACCCAGTACACGGAGCTGGGCGGCGAGATGGCCAAGACCGCCGACTCGCTGTTGATGGTCCGGCCCGACTACACCATCTACGACGAGGTCCGCAAAACGGACGACTTCGAGGTCTTCGCGGACATGCGCCTCGCGGGCGTCGGGATGATCGGCGTCGTTCACGCCACCCGCGCGATCGACTCGCTACAGCGGTTGGTCGGGCGTGTCGAGCTGGGGATGATCCCGCAGGTCGTCGACACCGTGGTCTACATCGAGGAGGGACGCGTCGAGAAGGTCTACGACGTGACGACGGAGGTCAAGGTGCCCGAGGGGCTGATGGAGGAGGACCTGGCCCGGCCGGTCATCATGATCCGGGACTTCGAGACCGACCAGCCCGAGTACGAGATCTACACCTTCAACCGGCAGGTCGTCACCGTCCCCATCGGCGAGGAGGGTGACGGCGGCGGCCGCGAGACGGGCGTGGACCGCATCGCCAAACAGGAAGTCGAACGCGAGATCCGGTCGATCGCCCACGGCCACGTCGAGGTCGAGTTGCAGGACTCCAACACCGCGGTCGTCTGGGTCGAGGACGACGACATCTCGCAGGTCATCGGGAAGGGCGGCGGCCGCATCTCCGACGTGGAGAATCGGCTGGGCATCGACATCGACGTGCGCACGCTCTCGGAGAAACCCGGCGGGCGATCCGGCGGCGCTGGTGGAAGCGGCGGTGGCGGCGGTGGCGGTGGCCAACCCGGCCAGATCGTCACGCCCGAAGTGACCTCCCGGCACGTCATCGTCCCGATGGAGGGGCATTCGGGCGAGACCGTCGAGGTCCAGGCCGACGGGAAGTACCTGTTCACGGCTACGGTCTCCCGTGGCGGCGAGATCCAGGTCTCGCGTGGCAGCGCCATCGCCGAGGAACTGGAGCAGGCCATCGACCGCGGGAAGACGATTCAGGTCGTCCCGTCGTAA
- a CDS encoding glycine zipper 2TM domain-containing protein: protein MGRIKRALGRARYAAIGGAVGGAVGGLFSRNAASTGAAVGALLGAAAGEKREDVDAVVERVKETGEKAKVSTE from the coding sequence ATGGGACGCATCAAACGTGCACTCGGTCGTGCTCGCTACGCAGCTATCGGCGGTGCCGTCGGCGGTGCAGTGGGTGGGTTGTTCAGTCGCAACGCGGCGAGTACGGGGGCCGCAGTGGGAGCCCTGCTCGGCGCGGCGGCCGGCGAGAAACGCGAGGACGTCGACGCGGTCGTCGAGCGAGTCAAAGAGACGGGCGAGAAGGCGAAAGTCAGCACAGAGTAG
- a CDS encoding helix-turn-helix domain-containing protein: MAESDGETIADLPPSAKLVYKVLEYNGPLTQKGIVEESMLSARTVRYALERLEEVGAVDEDVYFADARQNLYEIVDDTEEQPSEQTESAVSD, translated from the coding sequence ATGGCAGAATCCGATGGGGAGACTATCGCGGACCTTCCGCCGAGCGCCAAGCTCGTGTACAAGGTACTCGAGTACAACGGGCCGCTCACCCAGAAGGGGATCGTCGAGGAGTCCATGTTGTCCGCACGTACCGTCCGGTACGCCCTGGAACGGCTCGAAGAGGTGGGGGCCGTCGACGAGGACGTCTACTTCGCCGACGCCCGCCAGAACCTCTACGAGATCGTCGACGACACCGAGGAACAGCCCTCCGAACAGACCGAATCCGCCGTCTCTGACTGA
- a CDS encoding ribosome biogenesis/translation initiation ATPase RLI translates to MAEDSIAVVDLDRCQPDRCNYECANFCPPNRTGEECIVTREERYDDPDLYEGGPDQISISEELCLGESCGICVEKCPFDAIEIINLPQELDEEPVHRYGENAFSLYGLPAPEEGQVTGILGPNGIGKTTAVHILADEMRPNLGLFNQEPDWERILEEYRGTELQDYLEDLRDGDVTVARKPQYVDQIPDQFDGKTRELLERTDERGALDDLVERFGIEAVLDQDIDSISGGELQRVAMTATLARDADFYFLDEITPYLDIGQRVTAARIVRELAEEEDRSMLVVEHDLAILDLLADNIHLAYGSPGAFGIITPPKSVRNGINEYLSGYLENENMRIRQDAIEFEEHAPRTVTSGQVVAEYPELTKSYGDGEFSLDAESGQIHEGEVLGVVGPNGIGKSTFAQLLAGRLEPDTGAVDAELDISYKPQYIEIDQHMRVDAFLRSITDDFGSSYWKTEIAEPLQLNRVMEQNLTDLSGGERQRVAIAACLSKDADLYLLDEPSAHLDVEQRVLATDAIRRYTEIHDATALVIDHDIYMIDLLADRLLVFDGEPAQHGHASAPKGMREGMNEFLANLDVTFRRDERTSRPRVNKPGSQLDRQQKKDGEYYYTD, encoded by the coding sequence ATGGCCGAAGACAGCATCGCCGTCGTCGACCTCGATAGATGCCAGCCCGACCGGTGTAACTACGAGTGCGCGAACTTCTGTCCCCCCAACCGGACGGGCGAAGAGTGCATCGTCACTCGCGAGGAACGCTACGACGACCCCGACCTCTACGAGGGCGGCCCCGACCAGATCTCGATCAGCGAAGAGCTCTGTCTGGGCGAGTCCTGTGGCATCTGCGTCGAGAAGTGCCCCTTCGACGCCATCGAGATCATCAACCTCCCGCAGGAACTCGACGAGGAACCCGTCCACCGCTACGGCGAGAACGCGTTCTCCCTCTACGGCCTCCCCGCGCCCGAAGAGGGGCAGGTCACCGGCATCCTCGGCCCGAACGGGATCGGGAAGACCACCGCCGTCCACATCCTCGCCGACGAGATGCGCCCCAACCTCGGGCTGTTCAATCAGGAGCCGGACTGGGAGCGGATTCTGGAGGAGTACCGGGGCACCGAACTCCAGGACTACCTCGAGGACCTGCGCGACGGCGACGTGACCGTCGCGCGCAAGCCCCAGTACGTCGACCAGATCCCCGACCAGTTCGACGGGAAGACCCGCGAGCTGCTCGAACGGACCGACGAACGCGGCGCACTCGACGACCTCGTCGAGCGGTTCGGCATCGAGGCCGTCCTCGATCAGGACATCGACTCCATCTCCGGCGGTGAACTCCAGCGCGTCGCGATGACGGCCACGCTGGCCCGCGACGCCGACTTCTACTTCCTCGACGAGATCACGCCCTACCTCGACATCGGCCAACGGGTGACGGCGGCCCGGATCGTCCGGGAACTCGCCGAGGAAGAAGATCGCTCGATGCTCGTCGTCGAACACGACCTCGCGATCCTCGATCTGCTCGCGGACAACATCCACCTCGCATACGGGAGCCCGGGCGCGTTCGGGATCATCACGCCGCCGAAGTCGGTGCGTAACGGGATCAACGAGTACCTCTCGGGCTACCTGGAGAACGAGAACATGCGGATCCGTCAGGACGCCATCGAGTTCGAGGAACACGCCCCGCGCACCGTGACGAGCGGGCAGGTCGTCGCCGAGTACCCCGAGCTCACCAAGTCCTACGGCGACGGGGAGTTCAGCCTCGACGCCGAGAGCGGCCAGATCCACGAGGGCGAAGTCCTCGGTGTGGTCGGCCCCAACGGGATCGGGAAGTCGACGTTCGCCCAGTTGCTCGCCGGTCGCCTCGAACCCGACACGGGTGCGGTCGACGCGGAACTGGACATCTCTTATAAGCCCCAGTACATCGAGATCGACCAGCACATGCGGGTGGACGCCTTCCTCCGGTCGATCACCGACGACTTCGGGTCCTCCTACTGGAAGACCGAGATCGCCGAACCGCTCCAGCTGAACCGGGTGATGGAGCAGAACCTCACCGACCTCTCGGGCGGGGAGCGCCAGCGGGTCGCCATCGCGGCCTGTCTGTCGAAGGACGCCGACCTCTACCTGCTCGACGAGCCGTCGGCCCACCTCGACGTCGAACAGCGCGTGCTGGCGACCGACGCGATCCGGCGCTACACCGAGATCCACGACGCCACCGCGCTGGTCATCGACCACGACATCTACATGATCGATCTGCTGGCCGACCGCCTGCTCGTCTTCGACGGCGAACCCGCCCAGCACGGCCACGCCTCCGCGCCCAAGGGGATGCGCGAGGGCATGAACGAGTTCCTCGCCAACCTCGACGTGACCTTCCGCCGTGACGAACGGACCAGCCGTCCGCGGGTCAACAAACCCGGCTCGCAACTCGATCGCCAGCAGAAGAAGGACGGCGAGTACTACTACACCGACTGA
- a CDS encoding sulfite exporter TauE/SafE family protein, with amino-acid sequence MELFGIAATQLAAFVGFGLLIGILFGFFGMGGSFLVTPALLVMGYDSTTAVGSGLAFVFGTSVIAALRHRDHGQVDYKLGLLFIVGMTAGIEVGKELVFHLKSLGIADLIVSISYIGLLATVGLLMLRDSLTDDASESDEEPAIARKLQAIELPPMVSLKGGTEVSLWLTLAMALAIGVLSGFLGVGGGFLLMPAMMYGLGVPAAVAVGTDVFQITASGAFGAFTYGMSGAVDLSIVLPLLAGSAMGARIGAGATALVDESEITTYFAAMLLAGSAAVASKNLGNALGIDLLNTVSMVLIFGAALLVSGAIVWASIASLRARNRQSTASNPSD; translated from the coding sequence ATGGAACTGTTCGGCATCGCAGCGACCCAGCTGGCCGCGTTCGTCGGGTTCGGCCTGCTCATCGGCATCCTGTTCGGTTTCTTCGGCATGGGCGGCTCCTTCCTCGTGACGCCGGCGCTGCTGGTCATGGGCTATGACTCGACGACGGCGGTCGGGAGCGGCCTGGCGTTCGTGTTCGGGACCTCCGTCATCGCGGCGCTCAGACACCGCGACCACGGACAGGTCGACTACAAACTCGGCCTGCTGTTCATCGTGGGGATGACCGCCGGGATCGAGGTCGGGAAGGAACTGGTCTTTCACCTCAAGTCGCTGGGCATCGCCGACCTGATCGTCAGCATCTCGTATATCGGCCTGCTGGCGACGGTCGGCCTGCTCATGCTCCGTGACTCGCTCACGGACGACGCAAGCGAGAGCGACGAGGAACCCGCGATCGCACGGAAACTCCAGGCGATCGAACTCCCGCCGATGGTGTCGCTCAAGGGCGGGACCGAAGTGTCGCTGTGGTTGACCCTCGCCATGGCGCTTGCCATCGGCGTCCTCTCCGGGTTCCTCGGCGTCGGCGGTGGCTTCCTGCTCATGCCCGCGATGATGTACGGCCTGGGCGTCCCCGCGGCCGTCGCCGTCGGGACCGACGTATTCCAGATCACCGCCTCCGGGGCCTTCGGTGCGTTCACCTACGGCATGTCCGGCGCGGTCGATCTCTCCATCGTCTTGCCGCTGCTGGCCGGGAGCGCGATGGGCGCCCGCATCGGCGCGGGCGCGACGGCGCTGGTCGACGAATCGGAGATCACGACCTACTTCGCGGCCATGCTCCTGGCGGGGTCGGCCGCGGTCGCGAGCAAGAACCTCGGGAACGCCCTCGGGATCGACCTCCTGAACACGGTCAGCATGGTCCTCATCTTCGGGGCGGCGCTGCTGGTCAGCGGCGCGATCGTCTGGGCCAGCATCGCGAGCCTTCGTGCACGCAACCGACAGAGCACGGCGTCGAATCCGAGCGATTGA
- a CDS encoding hemolysin family protein — MNALELWIRLGAGLGLILANGFFVAIEFALTRVRQYPKAEFDKSGLRRAWEMTDDLEIYLTSCQVGITASSIAVGIVAEPALAAIFEPYLENTALASIGAGGIIAFLIINLLHLTHGEQTPTYLGVERTKFVTRWGATPLYWFAWLISPIIKVGDGIAKWTLKLFGVEMTGAWLETEEEIIESRADLRNRLDYLLERGDVSEERREEINNALRVGEEPISDVMTPVEDVVFLSTDLSVAENLERIGSSPHTRFPLVGEDPEDFLGIVYVPSVIDRVDDLRNGDAAFEEIAAPPTTMTPETIISDAVDQFQAESQELALVLSEGEVVGLLTATDALEAVMGDIEDPLDEDADLSAEGRRQD; from the coding sequence GTGAACGCGCTCGAACTGTGGATTCGACTGGGGGCGGGCCTCGGGTTGATCCTCGCGAACGGCTTTTTCGTCGCCATCGAGTTCGCCCTGACTCGCGTCCGCCAGTACCCCAAAGCGGAGTTCGACAAATCCGGGTTGCGCCGCGCCTGGGAGATGACCGACGACCTGGAGATCTACCTGACCAGCTGTCAGGTGGGGATCACCGCCTCCTCCATCGCGGTCGGGATCGTCGCCGAACCGGCGCTGGCGGCCATCTTCGAGCCGTACCTCGAAAACACCGCGCTGGCATCCATCGGTGCCGGCGGGATCATCGCCTTCCTGATCATCAACCTCCTGCACCTGACCCACGGCGAACAGACGCCGACCTATCTGGGCGTCGAGCGCACGAAGTTCGTCACCCGCTGGGGTGCGACGCCTCTGTACTGGTTCGCCTGGCTCATCTCGCCGATCATCAAGGTCGGTGACGGCATCGCCAAGTGGACCCTCAAACTCTTCGGCGTCGAGATGACCGGCGCGTGGCTCGAAACCGAAGAGGAGATCATCGAGTCCCGCGCGGACCTGCGCAACCGGCTCGATTACCTGCTCGAACGGGGCGACGTCTCCGAGGAACGCCGCGAGGAGATCAACAACGCCCTTCGGGTCGGCGAAGAACCCATCAGCGACGTCATGACGCCTGTCGAGGACGTGGTCTTCCTCTCGACCGACCTGTCCGTCGCGGAAAATCTGGAGCGCATCGGCTCCAGCCCCCACACCCGCTTCCCGCTGGTCGGCGAGGACCCCGAGGATTTCCTGGGTATCGTCTACGTCCCCTCGGTCATCGACCGGGTCGACGACCTCCGGAACGGCGACGCGGCCTTCGAGGAGATCGCCGCCCCGCCGACGACGATGACCCCCGAGACGATCATCAGCGACGCCGTCGACCAGTTCCAGGCCGAGAGCCAGGAACTCGCGCTGGTCCTCTCGGAGGGCGAGGTCGTCGGCCTGCTCACCGCCACCGACGCGCTGGAAGCCGTGATGGGCGACATCGAGGACCCACTCGACGAGGACGCGGACCTCTCGGCGGAAGGCCGGCGGCAGGACTAG
- a CDS encoding PHP domain-containing protein, giving the protein MDRDYHVHSTYSDGRFLFQMVRAATEAGLAGVGIADHCTVSAREEIREQKHLLGFNLDETYERRRNAIDRLREESDIAIYDGVEMDYHPEEEAAIREFLAEANFQYAIGSVHYLDGVNVHVEPYFADQSECDRAAAVDRYFDHLVALIDSELFDVAAHVDLVERNPALRDIATEDHYRRVAEAFADSPTIPELNAGRALDEYGEFHPAPTFLDVLAEYDVPVTVGTDAHRPEEIGERVPHLERYLDARGIEPVELSL; this is encoded by the coding sequence ATGGACCGGGACTATCACGTCCACTCGACGTACTCCGACGGACGCTTCCTGTTCCAGATGGTCCGGGCGGCCACCGAGGCCGGCCTGGCGGGCGTGGGGATCGCCGACCACTGCACCGTCTCAGCCCGCGAGGAGATCCGAGAGCAGAAACACCTGCTCGGGTTCAACCTCGACGAGACCTACGAGCGCCGTCGGAACGCCATCGACCGGCTCCGCGAGGAGAGCGACATCGCCATCTACGACGGCGTCGAGATGGACTACCACCCCGAGGAGGAAGCCGCCATCCGCGAGTTTCTGGCCGAAGCCAATTTCCAGTACGCCATCGGGAGCGTCCACTACCTCGACGGCGTCAACGTCCACGTCGAACCCTACTTCGCCGACCAGTCCGAGTGCGACCGCGCGGCCGCCGTCGACCGCTACTTCGACCACCTCGTCGCCCTGATCGACTCCGAACTGTTCGACGTGGCCGCCCACGTCGACCTCGTGGAGCGCAACCCCGCGCTCCGCGACATCGCGACCGAGGATCATTACCGCCGGGTCGCCGAGGCCTTCGCCGACTCCCCGACGATCCCCGAACTCAACGCCGGCCGCGCCCTCGACGAGTACGGCGAGTTCCACCCCGCACCGACGTTCCTGGACGTGCTGGCCGAGTACGACGTGCCGGTCACCGTCGGGACCGACGCCCACCGGCCCGAGGAGATCGGCGAGCGCGTCCCCCACCTGGAGCGGTATCTCGACGCGCGGGGGATCGAGCCGGTGGAGTTGTCGCTGTAA
- the npdG gene encoding NADPH-dependent F420 reductase: MQIALLGGTGDIGEGLALRFAYDTDHDVVIGSREATRAETKAREYETELDSRGVEVEVTGQDNAEAAREADVVVLAVPAYHLADTVDAIADELGEHTVLVTPAVGMKRDEDGFHYNRPGAGSVTALAAEAAPEDVPVVGAFHNLPAGRLANLDADLGIDTAIVGDDADAVDTVTRLTEEIEGLRPVDAGPLANAAEIEAITPLLINVAKNNEKMHDLGVRFQ; this comes from the coding sequence ATGCAAATCGCACTGCTGGGCGGCACCGGCGACATCGGCGAGGGACTGGCGCTTCGGTTCGCCTACGACACCGATCACGACGTGGTGATCGGGTCCCGCGAGGCGACCCGCGCCGAGACCAAGGCCCGGGAGTACGAGACGGAACTCGACAGTCGCGGCGTCGAGGTCGAGGTCACAGGCCAGGACAACGCCGAGGCCGCACGCGAGGCCGACGTGGTCGTCCTCGCGGTGCCGGCCTACCACCTCGCCGACACCGTCGACGCCATCGCGGACGAACTGGGCGAGCACACCGTCCTCGTCACCCCCGCCGTCGGGATGAAACGCGACGAGGACGGCTTCCACTACAACCGGCCCGGCGCTGGCAGCGTCACCGCGCTGGCCGCCGAGGCCGCCCCCGAGGACGTGCCCGTCGTCGGCGCGTTCCACAACCTCCCCGCGGGCCGCCTGGCCAACCTGGACGCCGACCTGGGCATCGACACCGCCATCGTCGGCGACGACGCCGACGCCGTCGACACCGTCACCCGCCTGACCGAGGAGATCGAGGGCCTGCGCCCCGTCGACGCCGGCCCGCTCGCCAACGCGGCCGAGATCGAAGCGATCACGCCCCTCCTGATCAACGTCGCCAAGAACAACGAGAAGATGCACGATCTGGGCGTGCGGTTCCAGTGA
- a CDS encoding TIGR01548 family HAD-type hydrolase → MQVDAVVLDIDGVLVDVADSYRRAIVESIEHVYGDTVDRAAIQQFKDAGGFNNDWELTYAAALYVLATQYGLDRDLESFTDMIAATGGGLDAAETVVVNAVGPAERERIYEAWDRERLREVFQQLYLGGDLYRDLEDADPDADLDTEGFINDEPKLADPEALSRLERGFDVGVLTGRPAAEADIALDRVGLEIPDEHRFTMDDWEEGKPHPRALTTLAERFGAESVAFAGDTLDDVRTAVNAAEADPDRTYYGVGVLTGGLTGESGREKYERAGADLVIDSINDLPGRLD, encoded by the coding sequence ATGCAGGTAGATGCGGTCGTGCTCGACATCGACGGCGTGCTCGTCGACGTCGCCGACTCCTACCGCCGGGCCATCGTCGAGTCTATCGAACACGTCTACGGGGACACGGTCGACCGGGCCGCGATCCAGCAGTTCAAGGACGCCGGTGGGTTCAACAACGACTGGGAACTCACCTACGCCGCGGCGCTGTACGTGCTGGCCACCCAGTACGGACTCGACCGCGATCTGGAGTCGTTCACCGACATGATCGCCGCGACCGGCGGCGGCCTCGACGCCGCCGAGACCGTCGTCGTCAACGCCGTCGGTCCGGCCGAGCGCGAACGCATCTACGAGGCCTGGGACCGCGAGCGCCTGCGCGAGGTCTTCCAGCAACTCTACCTCGGCGGCGATCTCTACCGCGACCTCGAGGACGCGGATCCCGACGCCGACCTCGACACAGAGGGGTTCATCAACGACGAACCGAAACTCGCCGACCCCGAGGCACTCTCCCGGCTCGAGCGCGGTTTCGACGTGGGCGTCCTCACCGGCCGCCCCGCCGCCGAGGCCGATATCGCCCTCGATCGGGTCGGTCTCGAAATCCCGGACGAGCACCGCTTCACGATGGACGACTGGGAAGAGGGGAAACCACACCCGCGCGCGCTGACGACGCTGGCCGAGCGGTTCGGGGCCGAATCCGTCGCCTTCGCCGGCGATACCCTCGACGACGTGCGTACGGCCGTCAACGCCGCCGAGGCCGACCCCGACCGAACCTACTACGGCGTGGGCGTCCTCACTGGCGGCCTCACCGGCGAGTCCGGGCGGGAGAAGTACGAACGCGCGGGCGCGGATCTGGTGATCGACTCGATCAACGATCTGCCCGGTCGGCTGGACTGA